The following proteins are co-located in the Pan troglodytes isolate AG18354 chromosome 5, NHGRI_mPanTro3-v2.0_pri, whole genome shotgun sequence genome:
- the SMIM8 gene encoding small integral membrane protein 8, which translates to MSSAPEPPTFKKEPLKEKEFQSPGLRGVRTTTLFRAVNPELFIKPNKPVMAFGLVTLSLCVAYIGYLHATQENKKDLYEAIDSEGHSYMRRKTSKWD; encoded by the exons ATGTCTTCAGCACCTGAGCCTCCAACATTCAAAAAGGAACCACTCAAAGAGAAAGAGTTTCAAAGCCCAGGGCTCAGAGGGGTGCGCACAACAACCTTATTTCGTGCTGTGAATCCAGAGCTCTTCATTAAACCT aacAAACCTGTAATGGCTTTCGGATTGGTAACTCTTTCACTTTGCGTGGCATATATTGGTTATCTACATGCAACACAAGAGAATAAAAAGGACCTCTATGAAGCTATTGATAGTGAGGGGCACAGTTATATGAGGCGGAAAACATCCAAATGGGATTAG